One Hevea brasiliensis isolate MT/VB/25A 57/8 chromosome 5, ASM3005281v1, whole genome shotgun sequence genomic region harbors:
- the LOC110668868 gene encoding noroxomaritidine/norcraugsodine reductase isoform X1 — MADVLNFKEKRWSLKGMTALVTGGSRGIGHAIVEELAGFEVAVHTCSRNQTELDQCLQEWKSKGFKVTGSVCDVSHRDQREKLMETVSSIFHGKLNILVNNAAKGMPKAAVEYTAEDISRIMSTNFESVFHFCQLSYPLFKASGYGRIVNISSNSSVVAIPSVSVYEASKGAVNQITKNLACEWAKDNILVNAISPGLIRTPVIETGKQDYPEIAKFFNRYISQTPISRIGEPYEIASMVAFLCFPTASFITGQVIVVDGGFTINGFCQPNNN, encoded by the exons ATGGCGGATGTACTCAATTTTAAGGAAAAGAGATGGTCCCTCAAGGGAATGACAGCTCTGGTTACTGGAGGCTCCAGAGGCATTGG GCATGCTATAGTAGAAGAATTAGCAGGATTTGAGGTTGCAGTGCACACATGTTCACGCAACCAAACGGAGCTTGATCAATGTTTGCAAGAATGGAAAAGCAAAGGTTTCAAAGTAACTGGGTCTGTATGCGACGTGTCTCATCGAGACCAAAGGGAGAAACTCATGGAAACTGTCTCCTCCATCTTTCATGGAAAGCTCAACATTCTT GTGAATAACGCTGCAAAAGGGATGCCCAAAGCTGCTGTAGAGTATACTGCTGAAGACATCTCCAGGATAATGAGCACCAATTTTGAGTCAGTTTTTCATTTTTGTCAACTTTCATATCCTCTCTTTAAGGCATCTGGATATGGAAGGATTGTAAATATTTCCTCCAATTCCAGCGTGGTGGCTATCCCTTCTGTCTCTGTCTATGAAGCCtctaaag GTGCAGTAAATCAAATCACAAAGAACTTGGCATGTGAGTGGGCTAAGGACAACATTCTCGTTAATGCAATTTCTCCAGGTCTAATCAGAACTCCTGTCATTGAAACTGGAAAGCAG GATTATCCTGAAATTGCAAAATTTTTTAATAGATATATAAGTCAAACTCCAATTTCTCGGATTGGAGAGCCCTACGAGATTGCATCAATGGTGGCATTCCTTTGCTTTCCTACTGCTTCATTTATCACCGGTCAGGTCATTGTTGTTGATGGAGGATTCACCATCAATGGTTTCTGCCAGCCAAACAATAACTAA
- the LOC110651942 gene encoding tropinone reductase homolog: MAEAELNSREKRWSLKGMTAVVTGGTRGIGHAIVEELAGFEVAVHTCSRNQKELDQCLQEWKNKGFKVTGSVCDVSHRDQREKLMQTVSSIFTGKLNILVSFNFSFFKLFINSIDSVNLAKDAVEISPEDISFVMGINFESCYHLCQLSHPLLKASGNGSVINIASIASIVATSQSAIYAASKGALNQITKNLACEWAKDMIRVNAISPGLIKTPFVENLTESPELADYIYRLLCRIPMSRFGKPNEISSMVAFLCFPTASYITGQVITVDGGFTVNGFCLPNNKIR; encoded by the exons ATGGCAGAAGCAGAGCTGAATAGCAGAGAAAAGAGATGGTCTCTCAAGGGAATGACTGCTGTTGTCACCGGGGGAACAAGAGGCATAGG GCATGCTATAGTAGAAGAATTAGCAGGATTTGAAGTGGCAGTGCACACGTGTTCACGCAATCAAAAAGAGCTTGATCAATGTTTACAGGAATGGAAAAACAAAGGTTTCAAAGTAACTGGGTCTGTCTGCGACGTATCTCATCGAGACCAAAGGGAGAAACTCATGCAGACTGTCTCCTCCATCTTTACTGGAAAACTCAACATTCTTGtaagttttaatttttcattttttaagctTTTTATTAATTCAATAGACTCTGTAAA TCTAGCTAAAGACGCAGTGGAGATAAGTCCTGAAGACATATCCTTCGTAATGGGAATCAATTTTGAGTCTTGTTATCATCTGTGTCAACTTTCACACCCTCTCTTAAAGGCATCAGGAAATGGAAGCGTTATCAATATTGCTTCCATTGCAAGCATTGTTGCTACTTCTCAATCTGCTATCTATGCAGCTTCTAAAG GAGCATTGAATCAAATCACCAAAAACCTGGCATGTGAGTGGGCAAAGGACATGATTCGCGTTAATGCAATTTCACCAGGGCTAATTAAAACCCCATTCGTGGAAAATCTAACG GAAAGTCCTGAACTGGCTGATTATATATATCGATTACTTTGTAGAATCCCTATGTCTCGGTTTGGAAAGCCTAATGAGATTTCATCAATGGTGGCATTCCTTTGCTTCCCTACTGCTTCCTATATAACTGGTCAGGTTATTACTGTTGATGGAGGATTTACTGTGAATGGATTTTGCCTTCCAAATAATAAAATTAGATAA
- the LOC110668868 gene encoding noroxomaritidine/norcraugsodine reductase isoform X2 produces MADVLNFKEKRWSLKGMTALVTGGSRGIGHAIVEELAGFEVAVHTCSRNQTELDQCLQEWKSKGFKVTGSVCDVSHRDQREKLMETVSSIFHGKLNILVNNAAKGMPKAAVEYTAEDISRIMSTNFESVFHFCQLSYPLFKASGYGRIVNISSNSSVVAIPSVSVYEASKVNQITKNLACEWAKDNILVNAISPGLIRTPVIETGKQDYPEIAKFFNRYISQTPISRIGEPYEIASMVAFLCFPTASFITGQVIVVDGGFTINGFCQPNNN; encoded by the exons ATGGCGGATGTACTCAATTTTAAGGAAAAGAGATGGTCCCTCAAGGGAATGACAGCTCTGGTTACTGGAGGCTCCAGAGGCATTGG GCATGCTATAGTAGAAGAATTAGCAGGATTTGAGGTTGCAGTGCACACATGTTCACGCAACCAAACGGAGCTTGATCAATGTTTGCAAGAATGGAAAAGCAAAGGTTTCAAAGTAACTGGGTCTGTATGCGACGTGTCTCATCGAGACCAAAGGGAGAAACTCATGGAAACTGTCTCCTCCATCTTTCATGGAAAGCTCAACATTCTT GTGAATAACGCTGCAAAAGGGATGCCCAAAGCTGCTGTAGAGTATACTGCTGAAGACATCTCCAGGATAATGAGCACCAATTTTGAGTCAGTTTTTCATTTTTGTCAACTTTCATATCCTCTCTTTAAGGCATCTGGATATGGAAGGATTGTAAATATTTCCTCCAATTCCAGCGTGGTGGCTATCCCTTCTGTCTCTGTCTATGAAGCCtctaaag TAAATCAAATCACAAAGAACTTGGCATGTGAGTGGGCTAAGGACAACATTCTCGTTAATGCAATTTCTCCAGGTCTAATCAGAACTCCTGTCATTGAAACTGGAAAGCAG GATTATCCTGAAATTGCAAAATTTTTTAATAGATATATAAGTCAAACTCCAATTTCTCGGATTGGAGAGCCCTACGAGATTGCATCAATGGTGGCATTCCTTTGCTTTCCTACTGCTTCATTTATCACCGGTCAGGTCATTGTTGTTGATGGAGGATTCACCATCAATGGTTTCTGCCAGCCAAACAATAACTAA